The genomic DNA TTGATTGCCCCCCACGCGCGACAAATGATGATTAGTCTGGATAAACTGGCGGCTAAACCTGCTCGTGTCTACGCTACAGGCCACGGCTCTTTGGTTAAATATAGCCTAATGGAGCTAACAGCCGATTATCGCACCTGGGCGCAACAGCAGAATACTCTTGAATCACGGGTGGCTTTAATTTATGCTTCTGCCTATGGTAACACCGCCACTATAGCTCAGGCGATCGCCAGAGGAATCACCAAAGCAGGGGTAGCGGTAGATTCAATTAATGCTGAATCTGCCAAACCAGAAGAAATCAAAACGGCAATTGAGCAATCTGCGGGCTTTATTATGGGTTCACCTACCCTGGGAGGACATGCCCCAACTCAGATTCAGTCAGCTTTAGGGATTGTTTTGGCAAATGCAGCTAAGACTCAGCTAGCAGGGGTATTTGGCTCTTTTGGCTGGAGTGGTGAAGCAGTCGACTTGTTAGAAAATAAATTTCGTAATGCAGGTTATAAGTTTGGGTTTGAACCGATCCGCATTAAGTTCACACCTACAGATGCGGTACTCAAAACCTGTGAGGAAGCGGGTACAGACTTTGCCCAAGCCCTCAAAAAAGCTCGACGCGATCGCCAAAAAGTAAGACAGGCTCAAGGTATTGATTCTGATGTAGATCGTACAGCTAAAGCTGTTGGTAGACTGGTAGGCTCAATGTGTATTGTCACCACTAAACAAGAGGAAGTATCGGGGGCGATGTTAGCTTCTTGGGTATCCCAAGCTACTTTTAATCCGCCTGGTTTAACTGTGGCTGTGGCGAAAGATAGAGCGATCGAATCTCTTTTATTTAAAGGTAATAACTTTGTGCTTAATGTTTTGCCCGAAGGTAAACATATTCCTTTGATGAAGCATTTTCTCAAGCCGTTTGCTCCAGGAGAAGATCGTTTTACAGATGTAGCTACAGAGGAAGCTAGTAATGGTTGCCCGATCTTAAAGGATGCTTTGGCTTATGTTGAATGTCAGGTAGCTAACCGCTTAGAATGTGGCGATCATTGGTTGCTCTATGCTGTCGCCCAACAGGGTAATGTTCTACAACCTGATGGTATTACAGCGATTCATCATCGTAAATCAGGAACACATTATTGACGCTAACTGACGTTACCCATAGAAGAGTTAGTAATTACAATTATGTCGGGAGATAGGGAGACAATACTTCTCGTTTAACAAATGCGGATTAATCTATGAGGCTAGAAAAGTAACGAGTAACGAGTAACAAGTAACCCTACCTACTATTCACTACCTATTTGCGAAGCTTATCCTTTAGGACTACCTACTACTTAACTAATCAATAACAAAGCTTAAACGAGAAGTATTGGATAGGGAGATAGGGAGATGGGGAGATAATTATTGCCCCAAGTCCCCACACCCCTACGTAAAAACTATAGAGTAAATTAGCAGGTGCGTAATATCAGAATTATTAAGTTTACTTGAACAAGCAAACTCTTCTACTTTTTAGGAGGATTTTTAGTAACAGAGGTAAATTTATCTGACTGCAATGGTTTAATTACTTGGCTGGTTTGAATTTGCTGCTCTAGCTGTTCGGTGCTGGAAACTAAGCCACCTAAGCCATTAACCAGATCGCGAACATTTTTGAGAAAGGCAGGATCTCCTGTCAGCGACTCCAGATCGGAGGTAATTTTCTGCGCATTATCAAAAGTTACTCTAGCCGAATCTAAAGTCTGCTGTAGACTAACTACACCCCGATCGCTACCAAAGCTTTCAGTAATATTTTTGAGATTATTGGAAGCAACTACCGCGTTCGTAGTCAACTCGTTGAGATTGCGCGCTAGTTTTTTGGTATCAGCAGCATCGACTGTTTTATCTATTTTAACTACTAAAGTTTGAAGGCGATCGCTAGTGGTGCTAATACTATCTAAAGTACTGGTCAAATTAGACTCATTTTGAGCAATTAGCTGTTCGACATCCTTAGTTAATTGATTAACTTGTTTAGCAGTGGTTTGAAAAGCCTCAGCGGTAGTAACCAACTCTTGAGAAGTATTCTTGACCTCTTTCTGTAGCTCATTGACTAGTGCCGTCGTGTTTTTGGTTAAACTGGCAACTTCTGAGGCAGCAAGCCCTGTATTTTCTACGGTTGAGTTTACTTTCGCCACAAATTCTGGTGTACTGTAAGCTCTACTAAGACGATAGGTATAGGGCAAGAGATCGTCTATGGTAATGGCTTTTTCGCCCCTTAGCCGAGCATTATCACAAATTATTTGGTCAGAATCGCAATTTGAGCCAGCAGGATCCATATTAACTACATTGGCGGCTAAAGAGGATTGAGGAATAATGTCAATAAAAGTATTACCAATTAGCCCTGAGCTTCTTGCTACTAGGGTTGCATCGCGAGGAATCAACAGCTCGTTAGAATTAATCTCAATCACAACATCCACCCCATTGGTACTGGGCTGAATATCATCGATCCTACCCACCTGTAAACCTCTATAACGTACACCATCGCCAATTTTAATGCCGTTGACATCAGGAAAATCGGCAATAATTTGATAGCTTTTGTTGCTGAATGAAAAACCTCTAATCCAGAGTGCTAATCCGCTAAACAGCAAAATTCCCAAGATAATTAGTAACCCAACTGAACCCTCTCTTAAGGTACGCGATCGCATACAACTCCTCTTAATTATTTAATTCTATTGTAGTCAGAGATCGCCCTGGTCAGACCGTCGATCAAGTGACGTGAATGGGCCCATCTATGCTACCGCTAAAAAACTGTCTTACGAGGGGGTTATCGGTAGTATCAATATCTTCGACTGTACCAATCCATTGTATTTTGCCATCGTAGAGAAAAACAATCCGATCTGCCGTGCGACGAATCGTACTGTGTTGATGACTAACCATAATGTAGGTGCCACAGCCACGTACTGTACATTGTAAATCGCGCACCAAATTTTCAATTACAGTCGAGGCGATCGGGTCTAAACCTGCGGTGGGTTCATCGTACAGCACGATTTCTGGTCTACTTTGAGGATTTTCGGGGTTAAAAATAATTGAACGAGCAAAGCTAACTCGCTTGCGCATCCCCCCTGATAACTCAGCAGGAAAACGGTTATTAGTGCCTGATAAACCCACCATTTCTAGCTTTTCATTAACTAATTCTTTGATTCTACGCCGATTCAGGTTTGAGTGTTGGTAAAGCAAAAAGCCAACGTTTTCCTCTACAGTCAGAGAATCAAATAAAGCAGCCTGTTGAAACACCATACTAATCCCAATGGGATCGCTTTGGTCTTCAATTAAGCCTGTGCGTTTTTCACCATTGATATAAATTGCTCCCTGGTCAATTGGCATCAACCCAGCAATCATGCGGAGTATAGTCGATTTTCCTGTCCCAGACGGGCCGATAATGACTAATGCTTCTTGTCGAGCAATTTTAAGATTCACTCGATCGAGAATCACATTCTTACCAAATGCTTTGCTCACTCCCCGAAGCTCAATTAAAGGAACTTGCGGATCGATTTGAGTTACCCCTGGATTTTCTGTGGTTACTGCCATAAGCTCAAAGTTTAATCGACTATGCTTATTTTACTCTTCAAGTTCTAGACCGAATACGCGAGCCACAGATTTGGACACTTTATAACCAGAATCAATTGATTCGAGGGGATCTTTACGTAAACGATGGCGCAGACATAAAACAATCACTCGGCGAATGTCATCCACTGTAACTTCAGTCCTTCCTTCAAAAGCAGCGATCGCCTTAGCAGCACGGTTAGTTACAATATCACCCCGCAAACCATCTACATCTAATTCTGAGCAGATCTCCGAAATTTTGACCCGCAAATCATAATCCAGCTTCACTGAAGGTAAGAGTTGCTGCGCCTGGACGATTTTTGCTTGTAAAGCTGATTGTTCTGCATCATACTTTTGACTAAAAGCATCAGGATTACCGTCAAAGTCGCTTCTTTGTTCGACAATTTGCACTCTAAGATCTGGTTCTTTTACTGTGCGGATCTCGGCGTGCATACCAAAGCGATCTAGTAGCTGGGGACGTAATTCTCCTTCCTCTGGATTTCCCGAACCAACCATGACAAATTGTGCTGGGTGACGAATTGAAATTCCTTCCCTTTCTACAGTATTCCAGCCTCCAGCAGCGGAATCTAACAGTACATCTACTAGATGATCGTCTAAAAGATTAACCTCATCGACATACAGAATGCCACGATTGGCTTTAGCGAGCAATCCAGGTTCAAAGGCTTTAATTCCCTCAGCAAGCGCTTTTTCTATATCAATTGTGCCACATACTCGATCCTCCGTTGCACCTAGGGGTAAATCGACCATCTGCACTTTTTTCTTAACAGTCTCGATTGCTTCTCCCTGTTCCAGCTTTTGCTTGACTTCATCACTCATGAGATCGGGATCTTGCGGATCGCTATTAAATGGATCGCCCGCTACGACATCAATTTCAGGTAATAGATCGGCTAAAGCACGAATAGTGGTGGATTTGCCTGTACCGCGATCGCCCATAATCATTACCCCACCAATTTTGGGATCGATTACGTTGAGCAAAAGAGCTAGTTTCATCTCTTCTTGTCCCACAATAGCCGTAAAGGGAAAAACCTGGCGACGAGTTCTCTTAGGGGAGGGGATTGTTGCAGTCATATTAATCTTGGTATATCAAACAGGTGAGCTTGCCGTTATAGTCGTACAAAGTTAGATTAGGACAATTAGGGTGATCGACTCGTAGGTAGTAGGTAGTAGGTAGTAGGTAGTAAGAGGCAGTATTTCAAAAATGTCCTAACGTTTTTACGTACGGCTATAATTGCTTATTTTTAAACGTATTTTATTGTGCCATGTTTCAGGGTTGCTCAGCTATTGAAGGATGAGGAATGACGATAAAGCCTGTATCAATATTTCCCAAGACGATATTTTTTGCTTCTCCCCAATACCACCAGTGAGCAGCGACATAGGCGCAGAGGAGGCTATCTAAGCG from Pleurocapsa minor HA4230-MV1 includes the following:
- a CDS encoding diflavin flavoprotein: MPSANKAQDVQVFPVAADTRVLRSRTWSRLKFEIEYALQKGTTANSYLIEAERVALFDPPGESFTQIFLDALQARIDPQQIDYVVLGHINPNRAGTLKALLAIAPQITIVCSNPGAISLAKILPDTELKLQIIKGEDTLDLGQGHVLEFVTTPNPRYPDHLCTYDPQTAVLYTDKIFGCHVCGDRVFDEGWTVDSEDRRYYFDCLIAPHARQMMISLDKLAAKPARVYATGHGSLVKYSLMELTADYRTWAQQQNTLESRVALIYASAYGNTATIAQAIARGITKAGVAVDSINAESAKPEEIKTAIEQSAGFIMGSPTLGGHAPTQIQSALGIVLANAAKTQLAGVFGSFGWSGEAVDLLENKFRNAGYKFGFEPIRIKFTPTDAVLKTCEEAGTDFAQALKKARRDRQKVRQAQGIDSDVDRTAKAVGRLVGSMCIVTTKQEEVSGAMLASWVSQATFNPPGLTVAVAKDRAIESLLFKGNNFVLNVLPEGKHIPLMKHFLKPFAPGEDRFTDVATEEASNGCPILKDALAYVECQVANRLECGDHWLLYAVAQQGNVLQPDGITAIHHRKSGTHY
- a CDS encoding MCE family protein: MRSRTLREGSVGLLIILGILLFSGLALWIRGFSFSNKSYQIIADFPDVNGIKIGDGVRYRGLQVGRIDDIQPSTNGVDVVIEINSNELLIPRDATLVARSSGLIGNTFIDIIPQSSLAANVVNMDPAGSNCDSDQIICDNARLRGEKAITIDDLLPYTYRLSRAYSTPEFVAKVNSTVENTGLAASEVASLTKNTTALVNELQKEVKNTSQELVTTAEAFQTTAKQVNQLTKDVEQLIAQNESNLTSTLDSISTTSDRLQTLVVKIDKTVDAADTKKLARNLNELTTNAVVASNNLKNITESFGSDRGVVSLQQTLDSARVTFDNAQKITSDLESLTGDPAFLKNVRDLVNGLGGLVSSTEQLEQQIQTSQVIKPLQSDKFTSVTKNPPKK
- a CDS encoding ABC transporter ATP-binding protein — encoded protein: MAVTTENPGVTQIDPQVPLIELRGVSKAFGKNVILDRVNLKIARQEALVIIGPSGTGKSTILRMIAGLMPIDQGAIYINGEKRTGLIEDQSDPIGISMVFQQAALFDSLTVEENVGFLLYQHSNLNRRRIKELVNEKLEMVGLSGTNNRFPAELSGGMRKRVSFARSIIFNPENPQSRPEIVLYDEPTAGLDPIASTVIENLVRDLQCTVRGCGTYIMVSHQHSTIRRTADRIVFLYDGKIQWIGTVEDIDTTDNPLVRQFFSGSIDGPIHVT
- the bchI gene encoding magnesium chelatase ATPase subunit I; translation: MTATIPSPKRTRRQVFPFTAIVGQEEMKLALLLNVIDPKIGGVMIMGDRGTGKSTTIRALADLLPEIDVVAGDPFNSDPQDPDLMSDEVKQKLEQGEAIETVKKKVQMVDLPLGATEDRVCGTIDIEKALAEGIKAFEPGLLAKANRGILYVDEVNLLDDHLVDVLLDSAAGGWNTVEREGISIRHPAQFVMVGSGNPEEGELRPQLLDRFGMHAEIRTVKEPDLRVQIVEQRSDFDGNPDAFSQKYDAEQSALQAKIVQAQQLLPSVKLDYDLRVKISEICSELDVDGLRGDIVTNRAAKAIAAFEGRTEVTVDDIRRVIVLCLRHRLRKDPLESIDSGYKVSKSVARVFGLELEE